In Rhea pennata isolate bPtePen1 chromosome 13, bPtePen1.pri, whole genome shotgun sequence, the following proteins share a genomic window:
- the THAP11 gene encoding THAP domain-containing protein 11 has protein sequence MPGFTCCVPGCYNNSHRDKALHFYTFPKDEELRRLWLKNVSRAGVSGCFSTFQPTTGHRVCSEHFQGGRKSYLVRVPTIFPLRGVNERKAARAARRPRPAAAAAQGPGPAAAEAPAGGAAEDVKPIDLTVQVELGAPAGPGPGSGRLPAAAGEEGPAEGGPPDHSYSLSSGTTSEELLRKLNEQRDIIALLEVKMKEMKGSIRRLRLAEAQLREEIREKDRLLHAASAGTRKRHGL, from the coding sequence ATGCCGGGCTTCACCTGCTGCGTGCCGGGCTGCTACAACAACTCGCACCGGGACAAGGCGCTGCACTTCTACACCTTTCCCAAGGACGAAGAGCTACGGCGCCTCTGGCTGAAGAACGTGTCTCGCGCCGGCGTGAGCGGCTGCTTCAGCACCTTCCAGCCCACCACGGGCCACCGCGTCTGCAGCGAGCACTTCCAGGGCGGCCGCAAGTCCTACCTGGTGCGGGTGCCCACCATTTTCCCACTGCGCGGCGTCAACGAGCGCAAGGCAgcgcgggccgcccgccgcccccgccccgccgccgccgccgcgcagggcccCGGTCCCGCGGCCGCCGAGGCCCCGGCAGGGGGCGCGGCCGAGGACGTGAAGCCCATCGACCTGACGGTGCAGGTGGAGCTCGGGGCGCCTGCCGGGCCTGGCCCCGGCTCCGGgaggctgccggcggcggcgggggaggagggTCCGGCAGAGGGTGGCCCCCCGGATCACTCGTACTCACTCTCGTCGGGCACCACGTCGGAGGAGCTGCTGCGGAAGCTCAACGAGCAGCGCGACATCATCGCGCTGTTGGAAGTGAAGATGAAGGAGATGAAGGGCAGCATCCGCCGCCTGCGCCTGGCCGAGGCCCAGCTCCGCGAGGAGATCCGCGAGAAGGACCGGCTGCTCCACGCTGCCAGCGCTGGGACCCGCAAGCGCCATGGCCTCTGA